The nucleotide sequence GATAGTAAGAAGTTGAAACAGAAGCAACGTGAACGTATGCAGCCAAAGATGGGAAAAATGGACATTGATTATCAggtttcttctctctctctagattttttatttgtctttcaattttaatattttcctgtTCCCATGATTTGAGCAGGTTCCCTTCTTGcataattatcatatatttattgtCTTGTACTTGACACTGTATCTGACATTCCTGTTTGCAGGTTCTCCATGATGCGTTCTTCAAATATCAAACTAAGCCAAAGCTGACAAATCATGGTGATTTATATCATGAAGGAAAGGAGTTCGAGGTATGACTCATTTACATtctttctattcattttttatggCAACTCAAATCATggtgatatattttttaatgatctTTTAATATTAAACTTTGTAAGTTTGCTGATATGAATCtgtttacttaaaaaaatggtatttttagCAAATCTCAAGGGGTATGCTTAGCAaatttcctaatcatgtttaaTAGAGTTGTGcaattttttagtttcaattttattattaaggtTTGCATCTGAGAGAGAGGAATTTTGGAGGGGAATAGCTGAAGTACAGTGAATATGAAAAGGGTTGGTTTTCTAAGGTGATGAAAGGCAACCGCCATAAGAGCTAGGACTGTACCAAACTTGGCAGGGATTTTGTAAGCACAGTACCTTTATATTAGGGAGGGTTTGGGATTCAGGTTTAGTTTAGACATGTGATGTGGAAATGAGCTCCTTAAagaaattttccttttgtttggAAGTGCCATAAAGTGTGGGTAGCGGGATTATCTATGGTGGAGGTGGAGTGGGGTAGATACTTCTTGGGATCCAAGGATTTGAGGTTTATGACACCTCTCCTTGATTAGGAACAGGATGTGATTAGGGACTTCTTTGGAACTAGCAATTATGGTTTTGGGATTTAGAAATTTAGGGATTTTTAATAAGGTCCTTTTGGGTAAGTGGTCTTAGAGATTTGCGACTGAAAGAAATCCTTTTTGAAAATGTGTAATTATTGGCAAGTATGGGCAAGAAGATGGGGGTTGGTGCACAAATGGGATGAGAAAGAGAtatggagtgggggtttggaaaGCAATCAGAAATGGTTGGGAGGCTTTCAAAGTTAGAACTCGCTTCAGGGTTAGTTTTGGGAATAGGGTGAAGTTCTGGAAGGATAGTTGGTGCGGGGATTTGCCGTTGAGGGACGTTTTCCTGAATCTTTTTTCTATAACCTCCTTTAAAGATGCTCTGTGTGGTTGATGTTTGGGATGTTGGTAGTTGGAATCTTAGGTTTATTAGACAGTTGAATGATTGAGAGTTGAAGGAAGTATACAACTTCTTTGGGAGGCTGCATGATTATTCCCTTTTTATGGATTCTGAGGACATAGTGGAGTGGACGGACACAAAGAGCGGTGTTTTTTTAGTAAGTCTTTCTACTCCTCCTTGGCTACTGGGGAGCAAATCTTTTCCCTCATGGTATAGTTTGGAACTTTTGGGCTCTTTTTAGAGtcagcttctttgcttgggaggcaactTGGGTCAAGATTTTGACTCAAGATCAGCTTAGAAAGAGGGGTTGGAAGATGCTTAATAGATGCTACATGTgcaaaggagaagaaaagacGAGTGATCATAGTCTTCTTCATTGTCTGAAAGCTCGTATTTTGTGGCAGCtgatttttgctttatttggtgtagaatgggtgatgcactctttggttggtaaaaaaaaaaggaaaaggcttGGAGGTTGCTCCTTTATGCCTTTTTGGACCATTTGGAGGGAGAGGAATAGGAGAGCCTTTGAGAATTGTGAAAGTTTTGATCATTcttttaaaagttctttttgTATCTATTTTGAGATTGAGTTAGTTTGCACATTGGAGATAGTTCTattttgatgcttgattttatagattggttaGGAACTTCATAGGGTgcggttgtttgtttttgtgtatTCACACATATGGCTTCTTGGTTGCTTGTATACATCATGcatactcttttctttttaatactattttttttttttttttgattggaaacgacacaaatatttattgatagacttttctttttaatactattgcttttacctatcaaaaaaagggACTTCTTTGTAACCTTGGGAGAGGTAGAGGATATAGGACTGCTGGTTTTTCACAAAGGTAGCTTTCAATGGGTGGACCGTTTTGCGTGAAGATTCTGATTGTGACAATCTGGTTTATAGAGGTAAGGTAGTGAGCAAATGGTGTTCTTTTATATGTAGAAAGGTGAAGGAGAGTGTGGACTGCCTTGTTTGGTACTGTCCCATTGAATTGCAaccatgtcattttcttttgtgtgtTGTTGGAATGCAGTGGGCAGTTCCAGGCACTATCAAAGACCTTTTAGCTGGATGGCATTGAATATTTGTGAAGAAGGCATGGGAGCTGGAGGACTATGTTTAATGTGGATAATctagaaagaaaggaatagaaaaCCTATTGAAGATGAGGAACTACCTCTAACCAAGATAAAcatcttttcctttccttctggATGTTCTGGTCTGGGTTGGAAATAACTTCTTGAAGTGTTTCTTAGAGGCAAGCTGTTAAAAATATGAGTAAATGTTGATCTCAATCAGTGTGAAGTGGGATTAAAATGCATATGTAAGAAAATGCACTGTGATGTAGTAGTAGTCATGGCTACCTAAAGAGTTGAAATGATGGGATTTGGATACTTCTCTAGTTTATGCTGtttgtttattcttttgtttaGTAGTAATCACTAATCAGTTTCCAATGATACGTGAGAACTCTTTTTATCATCTATGAATTTCCTTCAGCATATGCCATAGCTATGTAGCTTTGGTTCATAATCCAATTGGTTTCTGTGATTTTGTTAGCAACCTAGTTGAGTGTTGTGCTAATATCTTAGGAAAATGCAACTTCTTTTGGAATTCCGTGGTCCTTTTCTCTTAGCCTATAAATTTTGTGCTGGACAAGCCCTTATTATTTAGCTGTTCTTTCCTACTGTCAGCTTTATCTGTATAGTCTGTAGTCCATCCCTTTATTTTCTATCCTTACATTTTATTCAtaagaaaacctttttttttttttaataaataaagagattgtattaaaaaaCCACCAAATCAGTGGCTTAAATTACAAGACAGAAAAACACCCCTCACACCCTAGCAGAACGCCAAGGCCCGAGGAGCAGCCCTACCCACACCCTTAATGGGTTGCCACCCAACCAACAAAATCAACTAAGGTCGAATTCATAAGAAATCTTACAGCTTTCTTTGTTTGTCATACAGGTAAAGCTAAGGGAGATGAAGCCGGGTATGTTGTCACAGGAGCTAAAAGAAGCTCTTGGTATGCCAGAGGGCGCACCTCCCCCATGGCTTATCAATATGCAGGTCAGATGAGCTAATTTCTCGCAATTGATTTTGACCTTTACAGAACCTTCaactttgttttttcctttagcTGACTGTTTATTTTTCAGAGATATGGTCCGCCACCATCATATCCACATCTGAAAATCCCTGGGCTGAATGCTCCTATTCCTCCTGGTGCTAGCTTTGGTTATCATCCTGGTGGTTGGGGAAAACCTCCTGTTGATGAAGTGAGTTACTTTCATCATGTAGACTAAATctatttacccttttttttgtACTGAAATATCATCTAGCATTATTTTCAGATTctgattattttatttgtacttGGTTAAATAGTATGGGCGTCCATTGTATGGAGATGTTTTTGGTGTTCAGCAACAAGAACAACCAAACTATGAGGTACTTTCTCTATCGTTTCTTCTGCTGTATATTATAGATAAATTGTTTCCTAATGTGTTCATTTATTGAAGCTGGATAAAAGGGCAATTTCAGATTGAATTGGTCTTCTTATAAATGTGGATTAGACTAGTTATGCTGTACTCAAATATATGTAATCTTGTTAGCTAACTTTTATTGTTCTAAATAATCAATTCAGGAAGAGCCAGTTGATAAGACTAAGCATTGGGGTGAtttggaagaagaggaagaggaagaagaagaggaagaggaagaggagatCGAGGAAGAGGAATTAGAAGCTGGCATTCAATCTGTGGACAGTCTCTCAAGGTATTCTGTTCTCACTTCCTCTTTAGATCAGCTCCTAGGCTCCCCaagattgtatttttttattttcttttttctttcaagtttgATAATTGTCTCCTAAGCACTATTTGGCTTGGGATTCTGTCAATATTTTGTGTGCATATCTGAGCTCACTATTCTATCACACTACTGGCTAGCGTTTATCTTGGTAATTATAGTAATGATGTGAACATAAATTGCCTATAAGTATTGGATGGAAAGGAAATAGAGAGATGGTATGCCACAAAACAGTATAAGATtctgaaaataagaaataaaacatttttagaggTTTTTGTTGCAAAGCGCCTTTGATAAGCTAAATTgggagatatatatatatatatatatatatatatatatatatatatatatatatatatatatatatattctgaaAAGAACTAAAAAGTTGGTTTGAGAGACTCTTCCGTCTTCAGAAAATCTGATACTGTTTTTTGTTGAACTGTCAAATGTAAAATGTGGTTCAAGTATAAATCGATTTGGTGCATTTAATCCATCTTTATATTgatatcaaattataaattttcattgtATTGATGGTCTAAGTAGGGGAAGCAGGAAACTTGTATAGCTTGTTCATGGGGAGTGCCTCCTTTTTTGTTAGGTGCTTTTAAACTTCAAAATCAGAAATTGAAGCATTATAAATTTCATCTTGGACTTTGAAGTTATCTTGGTTGTGTTCCtagttattctaaaaaatatatagggcATAGATTTATTGTTCTCTAAgaacattttaattttgatttttaaggtAAAACCAAACTTCTTTAGGtggttcatttttttccttgttttgcaTGTTTGAGAAGAGTGTTCTCAGAATACAAACAAAACATGCAAAGTTTTCTAGTTAATTCCCCATGTTTAGAGGGGTCTGTGTGCTAGCTGTTCTCAGAGAACCTAATTTCTGTGATGGATTTTGTAGCCTGTGCCTTGGTAAAGATTCCCCATGTTCAGAGGACCTAATACATGTATATTAACTACAGTTGTGTTGAGATTATTCTGTAGGTTGTGCACTTCACTATCTTTGTTCTACCTAGACTTTCATCAtgtattaattaaatatcaaataaagtccttttttctttctaattctCTTTGTTGCTAATAAATCTCATTAAAGCAAATTTTCACCAAGTTCTATTTATTGTTTTCATCACATCATGACAAATTgcttggtaattaattaatgacAGTCTAGGCCATTAATATAGATATGCTGCATGGTTGTTTATGACATGCATAAAGGTTCTTAGTGGGACCATTAGTAAGGAGTCTGGGCAAGTCTTTCTGCATATCATCTTAAGAAACTTGTAATCTTTATTAATGATCACTTTTTTTCCCTCCTCTTATTCAGCACCCCAACTGGTGTTGAGACACCTGATGTTATTGACCTACGTAAGCAACAGAGGAAGGAGCCAGAGAGGCCACTTTATCAAGTGAGTCAATTATCTGAAACtggttattttttttgtctatttgtGCTAAATTGCTAATATTGTTCCTAATACCTGtattaatgatttatttgtttctccattacctttttcttgttttcatcagGTActtgaagaaaaggaagaaaagattGCACCCGGGACCTTACTTGGAACAACACATACGTATGCATTTTCCTGTCTTagtaaatttccaaattttctgtTTCGAAGAACTCATATGCTATGGTTCTTCCAATACTTGCTTACAAATAAAGTTTTGACCCTTTGCTGTCATCAGGTACGTGGTCAACACTGGCACCCAGGACAAGACAGCTGCCAAAAGGGTAAGGATTTCTCATCTGATGTATCTTTGGTCtatgtattttgtttcttgCAAATGCAAGACGGCTATTAGGATAACAAACTACTGCCCAGTCTCCTCCTGCAAGGTAGCTAATGTACCATTAGTATTTCTGCATTATCGAGTGTTTCTAAATGTGGATCACCAATTATGCACAACCTTTCTTTCTGCTCAGAATAAGATTGGATTATTTTCCCCATTTTGTTGGTTCACTGGAATTATGATTGTGTATACTTCACTTTTCCTGATTGCAGTAAGTCAATTCTTTTTACAGGTCGATCTGCTTAGGGGTCAGAAAACAGATAAAGTGGATGTCACATTACAACCTGAAGAGCTTGAAGTTCTGGAAAATGTTGTGGCTGCAAAGTAAGTGGTGTCTAGATTCTATTATCTTAGTTTAGTATTCTCAACAGTAGTATTCTTCATAACTTTGGTGCCTTTCACAGGTACGAGGAGGCAAGGGAGGAGGAGAAGCAGCGTAGTCAGCGTGAGGATTTCAGTGACATGGTTGCAGAGGTATATTTCACTGTATTTTGACTTTTataggtttatttttttaacaaaattttgaccATGAGATGGGATTCTGGCAGAAtgaaaagaagaggaagaggaagatgcaggaaaaggaaggaaaatcaaagaaaaaggatttcaaattttaaaggtGCATGGAATTTTGTCTTCCTAATATTAGGGATGCCTGGTCCATGATGTTTTAAGTTGGTGAAAACCACGTCCCTTACCTGGAGAATCATAGATTTTCTCCCAGTTTGCAGCACTGCCAAACAGTCATGATGGAAATTCTTAAAGCATGTAGCACTAAAATGCAGCATTGTTGTTGaatctctttacaatttttgttctttttgttttgtaacttttgttttccttgggtTCTGCAAATATTACATTTGATTACTTTTTCTGGTGGGTTGACATGTTTGTCCATAGAAAACCGCATCCATGAAAGCACAAGGTATCATGATGGTAGAGCCTACCTTGGAAGTGTTCTAAAGAACTGCATCCACGAAAGCCCAAGATACCATGGTTATAATGTTTACAAAGATCTCATAAGAAGTTTCAATAATTTGAGggtaaagaaatattttagacGTTCGCCAAAATCAGTTACCGAGATTGGCAGTAGATTTAGTGCTAGACGGTCGAATTTATGCAACTTGGAAAATTTTAGGTTCTTGTAACTTTTGGAAAGCCATCATAAGAGATTAAGGGTTAGTTTGATGGATGGTTGGGTCTGGTCGCATTTTAATTGGtgtgaattttataagtatgcaatgaaagaaaatatattaaaagcaaaCAAGAAAAGGCGCATTAAAGCACACAATGTATATAATCTCACATTCTTTTCTTGGAGTTTAACCAATTGACAAAACCTATTATGGATGTTGAATGGCCTTTTGTGAATATTCTAATGCATtcgaaaaaaaacaaaagagacaTAAAACGAGATTTGATTGCTTGGTTTTACTATTCATGTGAAACCATCtcttggttcttttttttttttttttttttactaggtcTAAAACAAGTACAGGGGAATGGTTCTTCAAGCTTTCTTGGCTTCTTTTTTATGAATGAGTTTTGTCAACTCAAGAGGTTCCTTTTAATTGTAGAGTTCATCAACCAGATCACACCAAATAAGAGATAACCAGTTGccacaaaaattttattttggaacaATGAACGAGTGCACGATCGATTGATTCTTTATCAACTTTGCACATGTAACGTTTATTTGGCAAAATCTGTCCCCTTGTTTTGATCATTTCCCCATGCTATTTTCTATACAAAGAAGCTTACTTTCATTGTGACCTAAGGATTTCATGTTATGTTTTTGGAAAAAGACTTCCTTCTCTGGTACGGAAGCATAAAGAGATCTAATAGAGAACTTATTACACTTGGTTTACATCTAGCTTGTCCTATACTCTTCATCTCCTCTAATTGAAAATGTATGCAACTTTCGTAAAAAGATCTCcacttaaattttcaattaactAATTCTCTTGAAAAGTGGGGACTTCATTGAACTTCCTCTCTAATCTGCTCTCATGCCTCTACTACCCAATCATATTTGATGATCGCTACAAAGAATAATATTCGGAAAGACTtccaaaaacatgttttttcacTATCTATCTTGGACCCTTATGCCATTCTTAACTTCCACATCAAACTTTAGAGCCATCTCACACATCCCTTGAACACCATTTCCTACCTTTTCTCTGAACTTTTCTATTATAATCTATTTCCATAGGGACTCTCTTTCATTTGTGAATCTCCAACTCCATTTACTTAGCATGACCCTCTTTAAAGTAGATAGATTATGGAAACCTAGGTCCCCATCCTTTTTATCTAAGTAGGTGATAGACTAATCAACTAAGAGAGACCTTTTCTCAATTGCTCTATCATCCTATAGGAAATCTCTTTAGATGTGCTCTAGCCTTATGCTTACTCTTCTTGGAACAATGAATAcatacataaaatatattagaataatTGATAATATGCTTTTAATCAGAGCAATTATCCTTTCTTTATATAGACATTGCCTCTTTCATATTGTTAgtcttttttcaaaatcttcatccATTGCCTCCCATATCCTCATTGATTTATGAGTAGCTTCCAAAGGAAGGAACAAGTAGGTAGTAGGTAGTTTTCCCACCTTATAATCTAATACAAAAGTTAATCCCTCTACATTAGTTATTCCCCCAATTCATATTAGCTTGTTTTctcaaagtttatttttaatttggagATCACTTCAAGCCATATGAAAAGTCAACTCAAACATTCCAATTGCTCATGATTGACACCATAGAAATTAAGATATTGTTggcacaaaaaagaaaaagaaaaaaagataaggCACTTCTATCCATTCCTTACCCCTTCTACCTACCTTGAATTCCAAAATGTAACTCTCTTCTCTAGCTGTACTCAAAATTTGATTGCAAGCCTAAACCATaggaatgaataaataagtagatATGAGATCTCCCTACCTCAAATCCCTAGTTTTGAAAGAAGTTGGATAGTGTCTTATTAAccataataaaaacatttgttGTGAATATGCACCATTTTATCCATCTTTTGACCAAAACTTATTTTAACCACAGACCATAATTAAAAAGTCTTAGTTGACATGATCATATGACTTCGTGATAGCCATTTTGAAAATAACCCCAAAATTGTTGCTCTTTAACCTTGAATTAATGGTCCTATTAGCAATAAAAACAACATATAGAATCTATCTACCCTTTACAAAAGCATTTTGATaggttgaaattatttttctaccACTTTTTTAAGCTTATTTGCTAACAATTTTGATAAAAACTTATTCAATCACCCTACTAATTAAGTTGATAGGcctaaaatatttcaagtattttactcatatttttttaggattaaaaCCACGAAAGTGACATTTAAGCTTCTTTGAAAGGTGCCTTGATTAGAACTCCCTGAAAAAGACATGCACCACCATCTTTATATAGTTTTAACATGACTACCAAAATGTCATAGTGAAGCCATCTAGGTGTGTTATTCCTACATATAGATTATAAAGGGCAACAAAAACTCCTTATTTGAAAAGGTACTTCCAAGctcctaaaatcattatttccTAAGCTTCCAAGCTCATTTCCTAATGCTTAGTCTCCACCTcctgatttagaaaaaaaaaggtttaaaagGCTTGAGACACCTTTGCATTTATCTTGGCCTACTTGGACAACAATTCTGCATTCACTCTTAACTTTGGTCAAGAAATATCTTTTACTATGCCCATTggccattttatgaaaaaaaatggtgttttaATCCTCACCTCATAACcagatttcttttgatttttgtctctacatagtttttattttttttattttttatttttattgaggTCTACttgctaaatttttttaacatcgTTTTTCTAGCCTTTACTTCTTCAATCAAAAAGATCGTTTCTCTCTCATTAGAGTCCCAAAAAAAGTGCACTAAGATTACCCTTCTAGTCTCTAAAAATCTTCCCACATTTAGAGTTCTAACCATCTTCACTAACATTTCCTACATCTTGGTTTCTTGTAAGCAGACCAAATCCACCTTGTGAGACTTAATCATATACTTAGTTAATCCTTCTCATTGGCCCCCTTAACATTCCAAGAAAGGATCTTTAACTTCATTAGTCAGTAGGTATAAGCTCCCAATTATTCTCCCTGTTGTTGCCCTTCTACCATTccaaaataggatttttaattgGTGCTATCAATGTTATCCTTTATAATTGAAGCTTTAGTCATTCATTTATCTATGTTATGTAGAAATTTTCACTCAAAAGAGTATGTCTTCCAAATACATTGCTTGGTATTGGTGTTCTTCAAGTAAGAGCTTTCATATTTATTAGTGAGCTAGACCAACCAATTTAGATTGACATTGTTGTTCCAATTATTCTTGGATCCAATTCTATGTACTTCCTACGATTTACATTGaccttgaaattttgagatcATTACAAATTCATACATTGGACCACTTAAGTAAGTATGGTTGAGTTTGTTTGATGAGTAGATGTATTATGGGCTTGATTGGATTTCAGGATTGCTCACAGgctaagaaaacatttttttttttaaggaggaGCATTCAAGGACTCTATAAGATTACTACTGAAGCGACAATCAAATGTCTCCTAAGATGCTCAAGcacttataattaattttgttggatttttccaatttaatttcatttttattatcaaatcgACCCATTAGAGTTTTTAAGAGTATAAatacactatatatatatatatatatatatgcacccTTGAGTTTTATTGCCATTATTATTTGTGTATTCTTAATACTTTCAAAGCTCATACTCTAGCAAAGTTTGCTTGTTATGGTTGATTATATCCTCTCAAGACTCTTGGAAAGAGATAATGTTTGGTTTAGTTAAAACTGTGTACTCATTCTTTTAGGATTAGTAAATTTGCTTTATCTTCAATTAATTCATAGTTTTTACATCTATATAGTTTCTACGAGACTTTATAGGTGGTTTTCCAAGTGCATCATGTGTTTAttgcaaaattgttttttattctaattttggATCTTtcatattgataaaataaaattacatgtgaaaaaaaattaaaattttt is from Vitis riparia cultivar Riparia Gloire de Montpellier isolate 1030 chromosome 10, EGFV_Vit.rip_1.0, whole genome shotgun sequence and encodes:
- the LOC117923816 gene encoding splicing factor 3B subunit 2 — translated: MTADTLSLPNGVVSNGDPKQNSNASTKKSRESERRRRRRKQKKNNKASKAFDATAGDDSDGGDDDAKENNDPQQAVEKVEVEYVPEKAELDDNDEEFRKIFEKFNFHDIAGLEENDKKDETAPAAALNKKADSDSEEEEQDAQQKEKGGLSNKKKKLQRRMKIAELKQICSRPDVVEVWDATAADPKLLVFLKSYRNTVPVPRHWCQKRKFLQGKRGIEKQPFQLPDFIAATGIEKIRQAYIEKEDSKKLKQKQRERMQPKMGKMDIDYQVLHDAFFKYQTKPKLTNHGDLYHEGKEFEVKLREMKPGMLSQELKEALGMPEGAPPPWLINMQRYGPPPSYPHLKIPGLNAPIPPGASFGYHPGGWGKPPVDEYGRPLYGDVFGVQQQEQPNYEEEPVDKTKHWGDLEEEEEEEEEEEEEEIEEEELEAGIQSVDSLSSTPTGVETPDVIDLRKQQRKEPERPLYQVLEEKEEKIAPGTLLGTTHTYVVNTGTQDKTAAKRVDLLRGQKTDKVDVTLQPEELEVLENVVAAKYEEAREEEKQRSQREDFSDMVAENEKKRKRKMQEKEGKSKKKDFKF